One window from the genome of Malacoplasma penetrans HF-2 encodes:
- the secG gene encoding preprotein translocase subunit SecG — MSALEIIFYVLAIVSFVIAVLLSGHGNTGGITPMSGNDIELFKKTKDRGIVKIMQFVLFVLILVLIVIGLVIHFTT, encoded by the coding sequence ATGTCAGCTTTAGAAATAATTTTTTATGTATTAGCAATTGTTTCATTTGTAATTGCTGTGTTATTATCAGGACATGGAAATACTGGTGGTATTACACCAATGTCTGGTAATGATATAGAGTTGTTTAAAAAAACAAAGGATAGAGGTATTGTAAAGATAATGCAGTTTGTTCTATTTGTACTAATATTAGTACTTATAGTAATTGGACTTGTTATTCACTTTACTACTTAA